A single Micromonospora luteifusca DNA region contains:
- a CDS encoding LacI family DNA-binding transcriptional regulator: MATLSDVARRAGVSPATASRVINGSSKPVTDELRERVLAAVAELQYVPNAHAQLLARSHRSAVGVIVHDVSDPYFAEITRGLQRVATDQGRLLMICNSYRDPDRELEYVELLRGHQVAALILAGSGYHDEAFTRQLNEKLAAYEATGGRVAVIGRHEHSGDAVMPDNRAGGYLAGRELCGLGHRAIGVVAGPRILTTTTDRLAGLRQALTEQGRDLPERRIRYAEFDRDGGAEATARLLDADPELTAIAALNDSMAIGALATLRARSLAVPQQVSVVGFDDMPIARDVTPALTTVRLPLVDMGVRAMSLVLGAGTPTPRVEVLPAELVRRDTVGPVPLSPRATAGSAPRARRGDAVP; this comes from the coding sequence ATGGCGACCCTGTCCGATGTGGCCCGCCGGGCGGGCGTCTCACCCGCCACCGCATCCCGTGTGATCAACGGCAGCAGCAAGCCGGTCACCGACGAGCTGCGCGAGCGGGTGCTCGCCGCCGTCGCCGAGCTGCAGTACGTGCCGAACGCACATGCCCAACTGCTGGCCCGCTCGCACCGCAGCGCGGTCGGCGTGATCGTGCATGACGTCTCCGACCCGTACTTCGCCGAGATCACCCGTGGCCTGCAACGCGTCGCCACCGACCAGGGTCGGCTGCTGATGATCTGCAACAGCTACCGGGACCCGGACCGTGAGCTGGAGTACGTGGAGCTGCTGCGCGGCCACCAGGTGGCGGCACTGATCCTGGCCGGCTCCGGCTACCACGACGAGGCGTTCACCCGACAACTCAACGAGAAGCTCGCCGCGTACGAGGCGACCGGCGGGCGGGTCGCGGTGATCGGTCGGCACGAGCACTCCGGCGACGCGGTGATGCCGGACAACCGCGCCGGCGGTTACCTCGCCGGGCGGGAGCTGTGCGGGCTGGGGCACCGGGCGATCGGCGTGGTCGCCGGCCCGCGCATCCTCACCACCACGACCGACCGGCTGGCCGGCCTCCGCCAGGCCCTCACCGAGCAGGGCCGCGACCTGCCCGAGCGGCGCATCCGGTACGCCGAGTTCGACCGTGACGGCGGGGCCGAGGCGACCGCCCGACTGCTCGACGCCGACCCGGAGCTGACCGCGATCGCGGCGCTCAACGACTCGATGGCCATCGGCGCGCTCGCCACCCTGCGGGCCCGTTCGCTGGCCGTGCCGCAACAGGTTTCCGTGGTGGGCTTCGACGACATGCCGATCGCCCGGGACGTGACCCCGGCGCTGACCACCGTGCGTCTGCCGCTTGTCGACATGGGAGTTCGGGCGATGTCCCTGGTGCTCGGCGCCGGGACACCGACACCCCGGGTCGAGGTGCTCCCCGCCGAGCTGGTCCGCCGCGACACCGTCGGTCCCGTCCCGCTCTCCCCTCGTGCCACGGCAGGCTCGGCGCCGCGCGCGCGAAGGGGTGACGCCGTGCCATGA
- a CDS encoding GNAT family N-acetyltransferase → MQIREFVAEDWSQVWPIVEEVIRARETFPYDPAMTADAAFGMWAETPPGRTVVAVDGERVLGTAKMGTNRPGPGAHVSTASFMVAADARGRGVGTALCRDALAWARQQGYAGMQFNAVVQSNRSAVDLYRREGFDVVGTVPGAFRHPTLGRVGLHVMYQEF, encoded by the coding sequence GTGCAGATTCGGGAGTTCGTGGCGGAGGACTGGTCGCAGGTCTGGCCGATCGTCGAAGAGGTGATCCGGGCCCGGGAAACGTTCCCCTACGACCCGGCGATGACCGCCGACGCGGCCTTCGGCATGTGGGCGGAGACCCCGCCGGGTCGGACCGTCGTCGCCGTCGACGGCGAGCGGGTCCTCGGCACCGCGAAGATGGGCACCAACCGACCCGGACCGGGCGCGCACGTGTCCACCGCCAGTTTCATGGTCGCCGCCGACGCGCGGGGCCGGGGCGTCGGCACCGCGCTGTGCCGCGACGCGCTGGCCTGGGCCCGCCAACAGGGGTACGCGGGCATGCAGTTCAACGCCGTGGTGCAGAGCAACCGCTCGGCGGTCGACCTGTACCGGCGGGAGGGTTTCGACGTGGTCGGCACCGTGCCGGGCGCGTTTCGCCACCCCACCCTCGGCCGGGTCGGCCTGCACGTCATGTACCAGGAGTTCTGA
- a CDS encoding ABC transporter permease — protein MTENALDTAGRRAGSPATDGAGPSTVAAPPPGTGGRRPRPTLGRRAVTFADSLWRPALVLAAFVAAWWFVAAREYVPNYLVPTPGQVWETMTGQWSELARHTLVTLYETVLGFVLAAALGLATAVAIAYSRTLDKALYPIVLFAQVIPKIAIAPLLVVWFGLGLTPKIILAVLIAFFPVVISGVAGLRSTDPELLDLAATMGAGPWRTFRKIRFPNALPHLMAGLKVAVTLAVVGAVVGEFVGASEGLGYVLLLANGNLDAPLLFADLILMSAIGIVLFVLVEIAEALLIPWHASRRASVSLTTS, from the coding sequence GTGACCGAGAACGCTCTGGACACAGCGGGCCGACGGGCCGGATCGCCGGCCACCGACGGCGCGGGACCGTCCACCGTGGCCGCGCCGCCGCCCGGCACCGGTGGCCGCCGGCCTCGGCCGACGCTCGGCCGCCGGGCGGTGACCTTCGCCGACTCCCTCTGGCGCCCGGCGCTGGTGCTCGCGGCCTTCGTCGCCGCCTGGTGGTTCGTGGCCGCCCGGGAGTACGTCCCGAACTACCTGGTGCCCACGCCCGGCCAGGTCTGGGAGACGATGACCGGTCAGTGGTCCGAGCTGGCCCGACACACCCTGGTCACCCTCTACGAGACGGTGCTCGGCTTCGTGCTGGCCGCCGCGTTGGGCCTGGCCACCGCGGTCGCCATCGCCTACTCGCGCACCCTGGACAAGGCGCTCTACCCGATCGTCCTGTTCGCACAGGTCATCCCGAAGATCGCCATCGCGCCGCTGCTGGTGGTCTGGTTCGGTCTCGGCCTCACCCCGAAGATCATCCTGGCGGTGCTCATCGCGTTCTTCCCGGTGGTCATCTCCGGCGTGGCCGGGCTGCGCTCCACCGACCCGGAGCTGCTCGACCTCGCCGCCACCATGGGCGCCGGACCGTGGCGCACCTTCCGCAAGATCCGCTTCCCGAACGCGTTGCCGCATCTGATGGCCGGCCTGAAGGTGGCCGTCACCCTCGCCGTGGTCGGTGCCGTGGTCGGTGAGTTCGTCGGTGCCAGCGAAGGGCTCGGCTACGTCCTGTTGCTGGCCAACGGCAACCTCGACGCCCCGCTGCTGTTCGCCGACCTGATCCTGATGTCCGCCATCGGCATCGTCCTGTTCGTCCTGGTCGAGATCGCCGAGGCACTGCTCATCCCGTGGCACGCCAGCCGTCGGGCCAGCGTGTCACTCACCACCTCCTGA
- a CDS encoding ABC transporter substrate-binding protein: MKRTATTILVTAALLLAATGCGGDDSAGKTGADGSKQVTLTLNWVPYGEHAPFYYGLQKGYYSAEGIDLKILPGNGSGNTVKQVAQKQTDFGWADSPVLLKSVASGMPVRSLGAYLEKGPSSVEFFTEENIKTPADLKGKTVGGTPGDALYATFPAWLEKNGLKKDDVKVVNVDAAGKIAALAEGKVDAIMGFFHDQAPTIESKTGKKVDVLLFADYGMNLLGTGLIANTQTLQKDPELARKFVRATQKSWADAARDPAGAVSAMVTLAENEPAPEVLTKQLTLNLPLLGGEGPPGVNTEAQWTETIDLMSRYAELKDPGAPNAYWDSSYAAQG, translated from the coding sequence ATGAAACGCACCGCCACCACCATCCTGGTCACCGCCGCCCTGCTGCTCGCCGCCACCGGCTGCGGCGGGGACGACTCCGCCGGCAAGACCGGCGCCGACGGCAGCAAGCAGGTCACCCTCACCCTCAACTGGGTGCCCTACGGCGAGCACGCGCCGTTCTACTACGGCCTGCAGAAGGGCTACTACTCGGCCGAGGGCATCGACCTGAAGATCCTTCCGGGCAACGGCTCGGGCAACACGGTCAAGCAGGTCGCCCAGAAGCAGACCGACTTCGGCTGGGCGGACAGCCCCGTCCTGCTCAAGTCGGTGGCCAGCGGGATGCCGGTACGCAGCCTCGGCGCGTACCTGGAGAAAGGCCCCTCCTCGGTGGAGTTCTTCACGGAGGAGAACATCAAGACCCCGGCGGACCTCAAGGGCAAGACCGTCGGCGGCACCCCCGGCGACGCGCTCTACGCGACCTTCCCGGCCTGGCTGGAGAAGAACGGCCTCAAGAAGGACGACGTCAAGGTGGTCAACGTGGACGCCGCCGGCAAGATCGCCGCTCTGGCCGAGGGCAAGGTCGACGCCATCATGGGCTTCTTCCACGACCAGGCGCCCACCATCGAGAGCAAGACCGGCAAGAAGGTCGACGTGCTGCTCTTCGCCGACTACGGGATGAACCTGCTCGGCACCGGCCTGATCGCCAACACCCAGACCCTGCAGAAGGACCCGGAGCTGGCCCGCAAGTTCGTCCGGGCCACCCAGAAATCCTGGGCGGACGCCGCACGCGACCCGGCCGGCGCGGTGAGCGCGATGGTCACGCTCGCCGAGAACGAGCCCGCCCCCGAGGTGCTCACCAAGCAACTCACCCTCAACCTGCCGCTGCTCGGCGGCGAAGGCCCGCCCGGGGTGAACACCGAGGCTCAGTGGACCGAGACCATCGACCTGATGTCCCGCTACGCGGAGCTGAAGGACCCGGGTGCGCCGAACGCGTACTGGGACTCCTCGTACGCGGCCCAGGGGTGA
- a CDS encoding ABC transporter ATP-binding protein, with translation MSGVTVRFTSRRSQTTALDDVSLDIEPGEFVTIVGPSGCGKSTLLKIIAGLVTPTSGTVSLLRRPVRGPQKEIGFVFQKAALLEWRGARANILLQAEMRGMDRTQAARRADELIEMTGLTGFEKALPHELSGGMQQRVALCRALLHSPPVLLMDEPFGALDALTREQMNAELHRIWRETDTTVVLVTHSIAEAVFLGTRVVVMSARPGRIIRTFPVELPAHRDYAQVMSDSRFDRLATDLRGLLGSAAANH, from the coding sequence ATGTCCGGGGTGACCGTCCGATTCACCTCCCGGCGATCGCAGACCACCGCGCTGGACGACGTGTCGCTGGACATCGAGCCGGGCGAGTTCGTCACGATCGTCGGCCCGTCCGGCTGCGGCAAGTCCACCCTGCTGAAGATCATCGCGGGGTTGGTCACACCGACCAGCGGTACGGTGTCGTTGCTGCGACGCCCGGTGCGCGGGCCGCAGAAGGAGATCGGCTTCGTCTTTCAGAAGGCCGCGCTGCTGGAGTGGCGCGGCGCGCGGGCCAACATCCTGCTCCAGGCCGAGATGCGGGGCATGGACCGGACGCAGGCGGCCCGCCGGGCCGACGAGCTGATCGAGATGACCGGGCTGACCGGCTTCGAGAAGGCGCTGCCACACGAGTTGTCCGGCGGCATGCAGCAGCGGGTCGCGCTCTGCCGCGCGCTGCTGCACTCCCCACCGGTGCTGCTCATGGACGAGCCGTTCGGCGCCCTGGACGCGCTGACCCGGGAGCAGATGAACGCCGAACTGCACCGGATCTGGCGGGAGACCGACACCACGGTCGTGCTGGTCACCCACTCCATCGCCGAGGCGGTCTTCCTCGGCACCCGGGTCGTCGTGATGAGCGCCCGGCCCGGCCGGATCATCCGCACCTTCCCGGTCGAGTTGCCGGCGCACCGCGACTACGCGCAGGTGATGTCGGATTCCCGCTTCGACCGGCTCGCCACCGACCTACGTGGGTTGCTCGGCAGCGCGGCCGCCAACCACTGA
- a CDS encoding MFS transporter, producing MSRSAAAGRAALWRDRTFGTYWTAQSLSAAGDSFAYLAVPLLVLQATGSVAQMGLLTAVAGAASVTAGIFGGVLVDRYDRRTLMIVADLVRLVLYGLVPLVWLVGPQVWLLFVVLPICEAAGMLFQVAAVTAVRNLVDSDRITEANGRLQATYAATAVLGPLLAGVVSARFGPAIAIAVNAASFALSATGLWLIRLRPVRADDAAPATRERPLAEFLAGARFLWRQPVLRALTVLLSVFIFLTYGFTDVLIYHVTHDLGGSEGTVGIVLGLAALGTVAGALLVAPLRRRRGFGPTWIGAHTICGFAVAGVGMAASVPAVTALTAVYLCCLSVGGICSMSLRQEITPDHLLGRVTSAFWSTHYALGPIGAAVLTWAAGRYGVQVVTLVAGAGCLLVAVGGLFTPIRRAGVVPERPPAAILADQAGQPPVEHPSTA from the coding sequence ATGAGCCGATCTGCCGCCGCTGGCCGGGCTGCGCTGTGGCGGGACCGCACCTTCGGCACCTACTGGACAGCGCAGTCGCTCTCCGCGGCCGGCGACTCGTTCGCCTACCTCGCGGTGCCGCTGCTGGTCCTCCAGGCGACCGGGTCGGTGGCGCAGATGGGTCTGCTCACCGCCGTGGCGGGCGCGGCCTCCGTCACCGCCGGGATCTTCGGCGGGGTGCTGGTCGATCGGTACGACCGCCGCACTCTGATGATCGTGGCGGACCTGGTCCGGTTGGTGCTCTACGGCCTGGTGCCCCTGGTCTGGCTCGTCGGCCCGCAGGTCTGGCTGCTCTTCGTCGTGCTGCCGATCTGCGAGGCGGCCGGCATGCTGTTCCAGGTCGCCGCGGTTACCGCGGTCCGCAACCTCGTCGACTCCGATCGGATCACCGAGGCCAACGGACGGCTACAGGCGACGTACGCGGCGACGGCCGTCCTCGGGCCGCTGCTCGCCGGCGTGGTGTCGGCCCGCTTCGGCCCGGCAATCGCCATCGCCGTCAACGCGGCGAGCTTCGCGCTCTCCGCGACCGGTCTGTGGCTGATCCGACTACGACCGGTGCGGGCCGACGACGCCGCACCGGCAACCCGGGAGAGGCCGCTGGCCGAGTTTCTCGCCGGGGCACGGTTCCTGTGGCGACAGCCCGTGCTCCGCGCGCTGACCGTCCTGTTGTCGGTCTTCATCTTCCTGACCTATGGCTTCACCGACGTGCTGATCTACCACGTCACCCACGACCTTGGTGGCTCCGAGGGCACCGTCGGCATCGTGCTCGGCCTGGCGGCGCTGGGCACGGTCGCCGGCGCGCTGCTGGTAGCCCCGCTGCGCCGTCGCCGCGGCTTCGGCCCGACCTGGATCGGCGCGCACACGATTTGCGGCTTCGCGGTGGCGGGCGTCGGCATGGCGGCGAGCGTGCCGGCGGTCACCGCGCTGACCGCGGTGTATCTGTGCTGCCTCAGCGTCGGTGGGATCTGTTCGATGTCGCTGCGCCAGGAGATCACACCCGATCACCTGCTCGGCCGGGTCACCTCGGCGTTCTGGAGCACGCACTACGCCCTGGGACCGATCGGCGCGGCCGTGCTGACCTGGGCCGCCGGCCGGTACGGCGTCCAGGTGGTCACTCTCGTGGCGGGGGCGGGGTGCCTGCTGGTCGCGGTCGGTGGCCTCTTCACCCCGATCCGCCGCGCCGGCGTGGTGCCGGAGCGTCCGCCTGCCGCCATCCTGGCGGATCAGGCAGGTCAGCCACCGGTGGAGCATCCGTCGACCGCGTGA
- a CDS encoding Gfo/Idh/MocA family protein, whose amino-acid sequence MTRRSIGIIVNGVTGRMGYRQHLVRSLLAIRESGGVTVADGTTIWPEPVLVGRNETKLRELAERHGLTEWTTDLTSALARDDVEIYFDAQVTQQREKAIRQAIEAGKHIYTEKPLAEDTAAALDLARAADAAGVRTGVVQDKLFLPGLRKLKRLIDGGFFGRILSVRGEFGYWVFEGDWQPAQRPSWNYRAEDGGGIVVDMFPHWHYVLEELFGRVNAVSCVTATHVPERVDEAGQVYPATADDAAYAVFELDGGVIAQINSAWSVRVYRDELVEFQVDGTEGSAVAGLRNCRIQHRAVTPKPVWNPDLPATEDFRAQWAEVPDNEEFDNGFKVQWEAFLRHVVAGEPFRWDFLAGARGVQLAELGLRSAREGCRVEVPELRS is encoded by the coding sequence ATGACCCGCAGGTCGATCGGCATCATCGTCAACGGAGTGACCGGGAGGATGGGTTACCGGCAGCACCTCGTCCGCTCGCTGCTGGCCATCCGCGAATCCGGCGGTGTGACGGTGGCCGACGGCACGACCATCTGGCCGGAACCGGTCCTGGTCGGGCGCAACGAGACGAAGCTCCGGGAGCTCGCCGAACGGCACGGGCTGACCGAATGGACGACCGACCTGACCTCGGCGCTGGCCCGCGACGACGTCGAGATCTACTTCGACGCCCAGGTCACCCAGCAGCGGGAGAAGGCGATCCGACAGGCCATCGAGGCCGGCAAGCACATCTACACGGAGAAGCCACTGGCCGAGGACACCGCGGCGGCCCTCGACCTGGCCCGGGCGGCGGACGCGGCCGGCGTACGCACCGGCGTCGTGCAGGACAAGCTCTTCCTGCCCGGTCTGCGCAAACTCAAGCGCCTCATCGACGGCGGCTTCTTCGGCCGGATCCTCTCGGTGCGCGGCGAGTTCGGCTACTGGGTGTTCGAGGGCGACTGGCAGCCCGCGCAGCGGCCGTCGTGGAACTACCGGGCCGAGGACGGCGGCGGGATCGTGGTCGACATGTTCCCGCACTGGCACTACGTGCTGGAGGAGCTGTTCGGTCGGGTCAACGCCGTCTCCTGCGTCACCGCCACCCATGTGCCGGAGCGGGTCGACGAGGCCGGTCAGGTCTATCCGGCCACCGCCGACGACGCCGCGTACGCCGTCTTCGAACTCGACGGCGGGGTGATCGCGCAGATCAACTCGGCCTGGAGTGTGCGGGTCTACCGCGACGAGCTGGTGGAGTTCCAGGTCGACGGCACCGAGGGCAGCGCGGTGGCCGGGCTGCGCAACTGCCGGATCCAGCACCGGGCGGTCACCCCGAAGCCGGTGTGGAACCCGGACCTGCCGGCCACCGAGGACTTCCGGGCGCAGTGGGCCGAGGTGCCCGACAACGAGGAGTTCGACAACGGCTTCAAGGTGCAGTGGGAGGCGTTCCTGCGGCACGTCGTGGCCGGTGAGCCGTTCCGGTGGGACTTCCTGGCCGGCGCCCGCGGCGTCCAACTTGCCGAGTTGGGGTTGCGCTCGGCCCGGGAGGGCTGCCGCGTCGAGGTGCCGGAGCTGCGCTCATGA
- a CDS encoding phosphotransferase family protein translates to MTGVSPTQRRITSDDVAYLLRASFGSQTRVREAGPLAGGGYATVWWALLDDERRVVVKLAPTAETPLLRYERGICAAEARYFRLVAEQAPRVPVPPVLHHGTDPAYGEWLVTALLPGRSLHELAEAGVAVDDGPARYDLGVALAALHRVTGDRFGYDGDRADGSTWRAAFTAMLDALLADATEWNVRLPVSPERLRALVGAQADVLDEVRRPALLHFDCWDGNVLAAPDADGRLRLCGLVDGERFLYGDPLLDLVSPVLFRRVEDDPEQPLLRGYRAAAVEPLVLDASARRRLGLYRLHLYLLMTVEMPSRGMTLRSHPQRHARLAALLDAELAALADTEQKPVARPGHRS, encoded by the coding sequence ATGACCGGGGTCAGCCCGACGCAGCGTCGGATCACGAGCGACGACGTGGCGTACCTGCTCCGTGCGTCGTTCGGGTCGCAGACCCGGGTCCGCGAAGCCGGTCCGCTGGCCGGCGGCGGGTACGCGACGGTCTGGTGGGCGCTGCTCGACGACGAGCGCCGGGTGGTGGTGAAGCTGGCCCCAACGGCCGAGACGCCACTGCTGCGCTACGAACGAGGAATCTGCGCTGCCGAGGCCCGATACTTCCGACTCGTCGCCGAGCAGGCACCACGGGTGCCCGTACCCCCGGTGTTGCATCACGGCACCGACCCGGCGTACGGCGAGTGGTTGGTCACCGCGCTGCTGCCCGGCCGGTCGCTGCACGAGCTGGCCGAGGCCGGTGTCGCGGTCGACGACGGCCCGGCGCGGTACGACCTCGGGGTGGCCCTCGCCGCCCTGCATCGGGTCACCGGCGACCGGTTCGGGTACGACGGCGACCGGGCCGACGGGTCGACCTGGCGGGCGGCGTTCACGGCGATGCTCGACGCGCTGCTGGCCGACGCGACCGAGTGGAACGTCCGGCTGCCGGTGTCCCCGGAGCGCCTGCGCGCGTTGGTGGGGGCGCAGGCCGACGTGTTGGACGAGGTGCGCCGCCCGGCCCTGCTGCACTTCGACTGCTGGGACGGCAACGTGCTGGCGGCGCCCGACGCGGACGGCCGGTTGCGGCTGTGCGGGCTGGTGGACGGGGAACGGTTCCTCTACGGCGACCCGCTGCTGGATCTGGTCTCGCCGGTGCTGTTCCGACGTGTCGAGGACGACCCGGAGCAGCCCCTGCTGCGCGGTTACCGGGCCGCCGCCGTCGAGCCGCTGGTGCTGGACGCGTCCGCGCGCCGACGGCTCGGTCTCTACCGGTTGCACCTGTACCTGCTGATGACCGTCGAGATGCCCAGCCGCGGCATGACCCTGCGGAGCCACCCGCAGCGGCACGCCCGGCTCGCGGCGCTGCTGGATGCGGAGCTGGCCGCACTCGCTGACACTGAACAAAAACCCGTTGCCCGGCCGGGTCACCGCTCGTAA
- a CDS encoding cupin domain-containing protein, protein MSDRLAAPLPGGIGVSRLRVYDTVAPDGLVGGTPHMHLCCTEGYVVTDGAGAVQTLTTAGFRETPLRPGAVVWFEPGTVHRLVNGGGLTIVVLMQNSGLPEAGDAVLTFPPDVLADPASYAAAVALPDGGAPGADVRSAYRRRDLAVAGFQALRSGGPAALAEFHAAAIALRQPLLARWRQRWEAGAGRAAAGTGAQLDALERGDPAHLGEAGVYAVDEPVERGRLGMCGLLDTYPATA, encoded by the coding sequence GTGTCGGATCGTCTCGCCGCCCCGCTGCCCGGCGGCATCGGGGTCTCCCGGCTGCGCGTCTACGACACCGTCGCTCCGGACGGCCTGGTGGGCGGCACCCCGCACATGCACCTCTGCTGCACCGAGGGTTACGTGGTGACCGACGGTGCGGGTGCGGTGCAGACCCTGACCACCGCCGGCTTCCGGGAGACTCCGCTGCGGCCGGGCGCGGTGGTCTGGTTCGAGCCGGGCACCGTGCACCGCCTGGTCAACGGCGGGGGTCTGACCATTGTGGTGCTCATGCAGAACAGTGGTCTGCCCGAGGCCGGCGACGCGGTGCTGACGTTCCCACCCGACGTGCTGGCTGACCCCGCCTCGTACGCGGCCGCGGTGGCGCTGCCCGACGGGGGAGCGCCGGGTGCGGACGTGCGCTCCGCGTACCGCAGGAGGGACCTTGCGGTGGCCGGCTTCCAGGCGTTGCGGTCCGGTGGTCCGGCGGCGCTGGCCGAGTTCCATGCCGCCGCGATCGCGCTGCGTCAGCCGCTGTTGGCGCGGTGGCGGCAGCGGTGGGAGGCCGGCGCGGGCCGTGCCGCCGCCGGCACCGGCGCGCAGCTCGATGCCCTCGAACGGGGGGATCCCGCTCACCTGGGCGAGGCGGGGGTGTACGCGGTGGACGAGCCGGTCGAGCGGGGCCGGCTGGGTATGTGTGGGCTGCTCGACACCTATCCGGCGACCGCCTGA